The following are encoded in a window of Rhizobium sp. 11515TR genomic DNA:
- a CDS encoding branched-chain amino acid ABC transporter permease — protein MDYFIQQLLNGLTLGSIYGLIAIGYTMVYGIIGMINFAHGDVFMLGGFAALITYLVLVSLFAGLPVAIMLLVMLIVAMLMTSLWNWVIERVAYRPLRGSFRLAPLITAIGMSIVLSNFIQVAQGPRNKPIPTLVGDVYNFGGVSLSLKQIIVFIVTVVLLVAFWYIVNKTALGRAQRATEQDRKMAALLGINVDRTISITFIMGAALAAVAGTMYLMYYGVANFTDGFVPGVKAFTAAVLGGIGSLPGAVLGGLMIGFIESFWSGNFPIAYKDVATYGILAYVLIFKPTGILGRPEVEKV, from the coding sequence ATGGATTATTTTATCCAGCAGCTCTTAAACGGGCTGACTCTCGGGTCGATCTACGGCCTGATCGCCATTGGTTACACCATGGTTTACGGCATCATCGGCATGATCAATTTTGCCCACGGTGATGTTTTCATGCTTGGCGGCTTTGCCGCTCTCATCACCTATCTGGTTCTCGTTTCGCTCTTCGCCGGCCTGCCGGTCGCGATCATGCTGCTTGTCATGCTGATCGTCGCCATGCTGATGACGAGCCTGTGGAACTGGGTGATCGAGCGGGTGGCTTATCGACCGCTGCGCGGTTCGTTCCGCCTCGCGCCGCTGATCACGGCGATCGGCATGTCGATCGTTCTGTCGAACTTCATCCAGGTCGCACAGGGGCCGCGCAACAAGCCGATCCCGACGCTGGTGGGTGATGTCTACAACTTCGGCGGCGTCTCGCTGTCGCTGAAGCAGATCATCGTCTTCATCGTCACCGTGGTGCTGCTCGTCGCCTTCTGGTATATCGTCAACAAGACGGCGCTTGGGCGTGCTCAGCGGGCGACCGAACAGGATCGCAAGATGGCGGCACTGCTCGGCATCAATGTCGACCGCACCATCTCCATCACCTTCATCATGGGTGCCGCTCTCGCTGCTGTCGCCGGCACGATGTATCTGATGTATTATGGTGTCGCCAACTTCACGGACGGTTTCGTGCCGGGCGTCAAGGCTTTCACGGCAGCGGTTCTGGGCGGCATCGGCTCGCTTCCGGGCGCTGTTCTCGGCGGCCTGATGATCGGCTTCATCGAGTCCTTCTGGTCTGGCAATTTTCCCATCGCGTATAAGGATGTCGCCACTTACGGCATCCTTGCCTACGTGCTGATCTTCAAGCCGACGGGTATTCTCGGTCGGCCGGAAGTCGAAAAGGTATAA
- a CDS encoding GcvT family protein: MKSHAKVVVIGGGVVGCSVLYHLTKFGWTDVVLLERSELTSGSTWHAAGGMHTINGDPNVAKLQKYTVELYKEIEEYSGQDIGLHLTSGLMLAATPQRFDWLKSILAKGRYNGLEAALLTPKEAHEMMPLLDPEQFVGALYDPVEGHLDPYGTTHAYARSAKKNGAEIYLHTKVEELVQREDGSWRVITNQGEIIAEHVVNAAGLWAREVGRMVGLELPVLAMEHMYLITEDMPEVIDFNKTTGKELMHCVDFDGEIYLRQERQGMLMGTYEKACRPWSPVTTPWDFGHELLAEDIERITPELEVGFRHFPAFNNAGIKKIINGPFTFSPDGNPLVGPVRGLRNYWSACAVMAGFSQGGGVGLALANWMIYGDPGFDVFAMDVSRYGDYATLAYTNAKVRENYARRFSIRYPNEELPAARPLLTTPIYDKLKQAGSVFGAYYGLEQALWFAPQGEVDQFSWRRSNDFDVVAAEAKAVRESVGLMETSGFAKYSIKGPGAEAFLDRLLSCRIPAIGRMTLAPMLKHDGKLIGDFTLAKLGEGDFLLIGSGIAEAYHMRWFEGLLPKGGSVELQAHGLSLLGLSIAGPNARKLLQKLTHQDLSTAAFPFMSIRRMDIGMAPAIVGRVSYTGDLGYEIWMKPEHQRYIFDLLMEEGAEFGIRLFGLRALNALRLDKSYGSWAREYRPLYGPLEAGLDRFVALSKEADFIGKAAAAKEKAGGGTLRLRTFILSARDADVIGDEPIYHNGAVCGWVTSGGYAHASGLSVAVGYVPKEIADKAQGWSIELLGELLPARLQAEPLFDADGARMRA; this comes from the coding sequence ATGAAAAGCCATGCCAAGGTCGTCGTCATCGGTGGCGGTGTCGTCGGATGTTCGGTGCTCTATCACCTGACGAAATTCGGCTGGACGGATGTGGTGCTGCTCGAGCGCTCCGAGCTGACATCCGGCTCGACCTGGCATGCCGCCGGCGGTATGCATACGATCAATGGCGATCCGAACGTTGCCAAGCTGCAGAAATATACGGTCGAGCTCTACAAGGAGATCGAGGAATATTCGGGCCAGGATATCGGCCTGCATCTGACCTCCGGACTGATGCTGGCGGCCACCCCGCAGCGCTTCGACTGGCTGAAATCCATTCTTGCCAAGGGCCGCTACAATGGTCTGGAGGCGGCGCTGCTGACGCCGAAGGAAGCGCATGAGATGATGCCGCTCCTCGATCCTGAACAGTTCGTCGGCGCTCTTTACGATCCCGTCGAAGGTCATCTCGATCCCTATGGCACCACGCATGCCTATGCTCGTTCGGCTAAGAAGAACGGCGCTGAAATCTACTTGCACACCAAGGTGGAAGAGCTGGTGCAGCGCGAGGATGGTTCCTGGCGTGTCATCACCAATCAGGGCGAGATCATTGCCGAGCATGTCGTCAACGCCGCCGGTCTCTGGGCGCGCGAAGTCGGCCGTATGGTCGGGCTGGAGCTGCCGGTGCTCGCGATGGAGCATATGTATCTCATCACCGAGGATATGCCCGAGGTCATCGACTTCAACAAGACGACGGGCAAGGAGCTCATGCACTGCGTCGACTTCGACGGCGAGATCTATCTGCGCCAGGAGCGGCAGGGCATGCTGATGGGCACCTATGAAAAGGCCTGCCGCCCATGGTCGCCGGTAACGACGCCCTGGGATTTCGGTCACGAACTGCTGGCCGAGGATATCGAGCGCATCACGCCGGAACTGGAAGTCGGCTTCCGCCATTTCCCGGCCTTCAACAATGCCGGCATCAAGAAGATCATCAACGGCCCCTTCACCTTCTCGCCTGATGGCAATCCGCTCGTCGGTCCCGTCCGTGGCTTGAGGAACTACTGGTCGGCTTGCGCCGTCATGGCCGGCTTCAGCCAAGGCGGCGGTGTCGGTCTCGCGCTCGCCAACTGGATGATCTACGGCGATCCGGGCTTCGACGTCTTCGCCATGGATGTTTCGCGCTATGGCGACTACGCGACGCTCGCCTATACGAATGCCAAGGTACGCGAGAACTATGCCCGCCGCTTCTCGATCCGCTATCCCAACGAGGAGCTCCCGGCGGCACGTCCGCTGCTGACGACGCCGATCTACGACAAGTTGAAGCAAGCCGGCAGCGTATTCGGCGCCTATTATGGTCTCGAGCAGGCCCTGTGGTTCGCGCCGCAGGGTGAGGTCGACCAATTCTCCTGGCGCCGCTCCAACGACTTCGATGTCGTTGCCGCCGAAGCCAAGGCGGTGCGCGAGAGCGTCGGCCTGATGGAGACTTCGGGCTTTGCCAAGTATTCGATTAAGGGACCGGGGGCGGAAGCTTTCCTCGATCGGCTGTTGAGCTGCCGCATTCCGGCCATTGGCCGGATGACGCTGGCACCGATGCTGAAGCACGACGGCAAGCTGATCGGCGATTTCACGCTGGCAAAGCTGGGCGAGGGGGATTTCCTTCTCATCGGCTCCGGCATTGCCGAAGCCTATCATATGCGCTGGTTCGAAGGCCTGCTGCCGAAGGGCGGTTCTGTCGAGCTCCAGGCGCACGGGCTTTCGCTTCTCGGTCTTTCGATCGCCGGCCCGAATGCCCGCAAGTTGCTGCAGAAGCTGACCCATCAGGATCTCTCGACCGCCGCCTTCCCCTTCATGTCCATTCGACGCATGGATATCGGCATGGCGCCTGCGATCGTCGGTCGCGTCTCCTATACGGGCGATCTCGGCTATGAGATCTGGATGAAGCCGGAGCATCAGCGCTATATCTTTGATTTGCTGATGGAGGAAGGCGCCGAGTTCGGCATCCGGCTCTTTGGGTTGAGAGCGCTGAATGCTCTGCGCCTCGACAAATCCTACGGCAGCTGGGCGCGCGAATACCGGCCACTCTACGGGCCGCTCGAGGCTGGCCTCGACCGATTCGTGGCGCTGTCCAAAGAGGCTGATTTCATCGGCAAGGCGGCGGCTGCCAAGGAAAAGGCGGGGGGCGGCACATTGCGCCTGCGGACCTTCATCCTCTCGGCCAGGGATGCCGATGTCATCGGCGATGAGCCGATCTATCACAACGGTGCGGTCTGCGGCTGGGTGACGTCAGGCGGCTATGCGCACGCTTCCGGTCTTTCCGTCGCTGTAGGTTACGTGCCGAAGGAAATCGCCGACAAGGCGCAAGGCTGGTCGATCGAACTGCTCGGTGAGCTCTTGCCGGCAAGGCTGCAGGCCGAGCCGCTGTTCGATGCGGATGGTGCCAGGATGCGCGCGTAA
- a CDS encoding sarcosine oxidase subunit gamma, with amino-acid sequence MSVAFRNSHVLEDHISGFEAAANPNHLAVVRRPAIFSVLAKAGDQNGVLASLKALKDVSVRDVGPREWFVVSETLGADSVARDLFTLDPARASFFEQSDGRVLLRISGPSVRRILAKCVAVDLHPQVFAEGQSANMLCCHVSANVARTGPDRFEIIVPRSYAGSVFEEIMEMGREFALTAGFAD; translated from the coding sequence ATGAGCGTCGCGTTTCGGAACAGTCATGTGCTGGAAGATCATATTTCCGGCTTCGAAGCTGCCGCAAATCCGAATCATCTCGCCGTCGTGCGTCGTCCGGCGATTTTCTCCGTGCTCGCGAAGGCTGGCGATCAGAATGGCGTTCTGGCAAGCCTGAAGGCGCTGAAGGATGTATCGGTTCGCGATGTCGGGCCGAGGGAATGGTTCGTGGTGTCGGAGACGCTCGGTGCCGATAGCGTGGCACGAGATCTTTTCACGCTCGATCCCGCCCGGGCCTCCTTCTTCGAGCAGAGCGACGGTCGCGTGCTGTTGCGCATCTCTGGCCCGAGCGTTCGTCGTATCCTCGCCAAATGCGTGGCTGTCGATCTGCATCCGCAGGTTTTTGCCGAGGGGCAGTCTGCCAACATGCTGTGCTGCCATGTCAGCGCCAATGTTGCCCGCACCGGTCCGGATCGTTTCGAAATCATCGTGCCGCGCTCCTATGCGGGCAGCGTGTTCGAAGAGATCATGGAAATGGGACGGGAGTTCGCGCTCACGGCCGGCTTCGCCGACTGA
- a CDS encoding sarcosine oxidase subunit alpha family protein translates to MTAYRLSTGGLVNRSRPLSFQFDGKEMKGLEGDTLAAALLANDQLLVGRSFKYHRPRGILTAGSAEPNALVTIGKDGRTEPNTRATVAELYQGMTGVSQNRWPSLKYDFGSVNGLLSPFLSAGFYYKTFMWPAAFWEKVYEPLIRRAAGLGKAVMQADPDRYEKAWAHCDLLVIGSGPAGLMAALTAARAGLRVVLADEGFRLGGSLLSEKLTIGGAAADVFVQATLEELQSFENVTLMPRTTVFGWYDGNVFGAVEKVQKHVAMPSPDLPVERLWRIAAKRAILASGAEERPLVFGGNDRPGVMMAGAMRSYLNRYGVVAGHKVAVFTNGGSGYRTAADLAAAGVEISAILDTRAASADAAPQGVRVVHGATVHATKGKYRISGFIADRGGLDELIACDALAMSGGWSPIIHLACQRGAKPVWSDEKQAFVAPIVGGELEIAGSAAGIESVSGCLADGAQKARVIIESLGCTAHAEDLLEVEGEYDPSFAAIWHVPGAKDKAFVDFQNDVHTKDLGLALREGFGHVEHAKRYTTSGMATDQGKLGNVNAAGIIAGMRGVSPAAVGTTTFRPFYTPVSFGALAGTARDKHAQPVRESPLHGWAKKNGAVFVEAGLWYRSSWFARPGEKGWRDSVDREVLNVRNNVGICDVSTLGKIEIFGKDAAEFLNRLYSNAFLKLPIGKARYGLMLREDGMVFDDGTTSRLTPDHFFMTTTTAMAGEVMTHMEFCAQTLWPLLDVRFVSSSDQWAQMAIAGPKARLVLEQIVEDDISDAFFPFLAAAEVMLKGSLRARLFRISFSGELAYELAVPAGYGEAVADAVMEAGKAHGICPYGVEALNVLRIEKGHVTHNELDGRTTPDDVGLGRMMSTQKPDFIGKRLSTRFGLTAADRGQLVGLKPIDTAKEILAGAHILKEGARPSTVNDQGHVSSACFSPTLGHSIALAFLKSGRERIGERVVVWDGLRGEEVAAEVCSPVFVDPDNKKLLG, encoded by the coding sequence ATGACGGCTTATCGTCTTTCGACCGGTGGCCTCGTCAATCGCAGCCGCCCGCTTTCCTTCCAGTTCGACGGCAAGGAGATGAAGGGATTAGAGGGCGATACGCTCGCAGCCGCCCTGCTTGCCAATGACCAGCTGCTGGTCGGCCGCAGCTTCAAATACCATCGGCCGCGTGGCATTTTGACGGCGGGGTCAGCCGAACCCAATGCGCTTGTTACCATCGGCAAGGATGGCCGCACCGAGCCGAATACGCGCGCCACCGTTGCCGAGCTCTATCAGGGTATGACGGGAGTCAGTCAGAATCGCTGGCCGTCGCTGAAGTATGATTTCGGTTCGGTCAACGGCCTGCTTTCGCCCTTCCTCAGCGCCGGTTTCTACTACAAGACCTTCATGTGGCCCGCCGCCTTCTGGGAAAAGGTCTATGAGCCGCTGATCCGCCGCGCTGCCGGCCTCGGCAAGGCGGTCATGCAGGCGGATCCGGACCGCTACGAGAAGGCCTGGGCGCATTGCGATCTGCTTGTGATCGGCTCCGGTCCGGCTGGCCTCATGGCGGCTCTGACCGCCGCCCGCGCCGGTTTGCGTGTCGTATTGGCCGACGAAGGTTTTAGACTTGGCGGCTCGCTGTTGTCGGAAAAGCTGACGATCGGCGGCGCTGCCGCTGACGTTTTCGTGCAGGCGACGCTTGAGGAGCTGCAGAGCTTCGAGAACGTGACCTTGATGCCGCGTACCACCGTATTCGGCTGGTATGACGGCAATGTCTTCGGCGCGGTCGAGAAGGTGCAGAAGCATGTGGCGATGCCATCGCCCGATCTGCCGGTCGAGCGTCTCTGGCGTATCGCCGCCAAGCGCGCCATCCTTGCCTCTGGCGCGGAGGAACGGCCGCTGGTGTTCGGCGGCAATGATCGTCCGGGCGTGATGATGGCAGGCGCCATGCGCAGCTATCTCAACCGCTATGGCGTCGTTGCCGGGCATAAGGTGGCGGTCTTCACCAATGGCGGCTCCGGCTACCGAACTGCAGCTGATCTTGCCGCTGCAGGGGTCGAGATTTCGGCAATCCTCGACACGCGCGCCGCATCGGCCGATGCTGCCCCTCAGGGCGTTCGCGTGGTCCATGGAGCGACCGTCCATGCGACCAAGGGAAAGTATCGCATCAGCGGTTTCATCGCCGATCGCGGCGGGCTCGATGAGCTGATTGCCTGCGATGCGCTGGCCATGTCCGGCGGCTGGTCGCCGATCATCCACCTTGCCTGCCAGCGAGGCGCCAAGCCGGTCTGGTCGGACGAGAAGCAGGCCTTCGTGGCGCCGATCGTCGGCGGCGAGCTGGAAATCGCCGGTTCGGCTGCGGGCATCGAGAGCGTTTCCGGCTGCCTCGCCGATGGCGCACAGAAGGCGCGGGTGATTATCGAAAGCCTGGGCTGCACGGCCCATGCGGAAGATTTGCTTGAGGTTGAAGGCGAATATGATCCGTCCTTCGCGGCGATCTGGCATGTGCCGGGCGCGAAGGATAAGGCATTCGTCGATTTCCAGAACGATGTCCATACCAAGGATCTTGGCCTCGCTTTGCGCGAAGGCTTCGGCCATGTGGAACATGCCAAGCGTTATACGACCAGCGGCATGGCGACGGACCAGGGCAAACTCGGCAATGTCAACGCCGCCGGCATTATTGCCGGCATGCGCGGCGTCAGCCCGGCCGCCGTCGGCACCACGACATTCCGGCCGTTCTATACGCCGGTATCCTTTGGCGCACTGGCGGGAACCGCGCGCGACAAGCATGCGCAGCCGGTCAGGGAATCGCCGCTTCATGGATGGGCGAAGAAGAATGGCGCGGTCTTCGTCGAGGCTGGTCTCTGGTATCGCTCGTCCTGGTTCGCCCGGCCGGGCGAGAAAGGCTGGCGCGACAGCGTCGACCGCGAGGTGCTGAACGTCCGCAACAATGTCGGGATCTGCGACGTGTCGACGCTCGGCAAGATCGAGATTTTCGGCAAGGACGCGGCGGAGTTTCTCAACCGCCTCTATTCCAATGCCTTCCTTAAGCTGCCAATCGGCAAGGCGCGCTACGGTTTGATGCTGCGCGAAGATGGTATGGTTTTCGATGACGGCACGACGAGCCGGCTGACGCCCGACCACTTTTTCATGACGACCACGACGGCAATGGCCGGCGAGGTCATGACGCATATGGAATTCTGCGCCCAGACGCTTTGGCCGCTGCTGGACGTTCGCTTCGTGTCCTCGTCCGATCAGTGGGCGCAGATGGCGATTGCCGGCCCGAAGGCGCGGCTGGTGCTGGAGCAGATTGTCGAGGACGATATTTCCGACGCGTTCTTCCCGTTCCTTGCCGCTGCCGAAGTGATGCTGAAGGGCAGCCTCAGGGCGCGTCTGTTCCGCATCTCCTTCTCGGGCGAACTCGCCTATGAACTCGCGGTCCCGGCCGGCTACGGCGAGGCGGTCGCCGATGCCGTTATGGAAGCCGGCAAGGCGCATGGTATCTGCCCCTATGGCGTCGAAGCGCTCAACGTGCTGCGTATCGAGAAGGGGCACGTCACCCATAACGAGCTCGATGGCCGCACCACGCCTGACGATGTCGGGCTTGGCCGCATGATGTCGACGCAGAAGCCGGATTTCATCGGCAAGCGGCTGTCCACCCGCTTTGGTCTGACCGCCGCCGACCGCGGCCAGCTTGTGGGTCTGAAGCCGATCGATACGGCCAAGGAAATTCTCGCCGGAGCGCATATTTTGAAGGAAGGTGCGAGACCTTCGACCGTGAACGATCAGGGGCATGTTTCCTCGGCATGCTTCTCGCCGACGCTCGGTCATTCCATCGCGCTCGCTTTCCTGAAGTCCGGCCGGGAACGCATCGGCGAGCGCGTGGTCGTCTGGGACGGGTTGCGTGGCGAGGAAGTGGCGGCAGAGGTCTGCAGCCCCGTCTTCGTCGATCCCGACAACAAGAAGCTTTTGGGGTGA
- a CDS encoding sarcosine oxidase subunit delta, which produces MASLINCPHCGVRPKEEFSIRGASVARPAPTALDEDWNRYVFVRDNERGRIEEYWHHSAGCRRWLVVERSNVTHEVFSVTDAEDKAREAAR; this is translated from the coding sequence ATGGCAAGCTTGATCAACTGCCCGCATTGCGGCGTGCGACCCAAGGAAGAATTCTCCATTCGCGGCGCGTCTGTTGCCCGCCCGGCGCCGACCGCGCTGGATGAAGATTGGAACCGTTATGTCTTTGTCCGCGACAATGAGCGCGGCCGGATTGAGGAATATTGGCACCATAGCGCCGGGTGTCGCCGCTGGCTGGTCGTCGAGCGCAGCAATGTCACTCACGAAGTCTTTTCCGTTACCGATGCCGAGGACAAGGCGAGGGAGGCAGCGCGATGA
- a CDS encoding sarcosine oxidase subunit beta family protein, whose amino-acid sequence MRYSAYQLLKQAFSGNRQWQPVWRTPEPKAHYDVIIVGGGGHGLATAYYLAKEFGITNVAVLEKSYIGSGNVGRNTTIIRSNYLLPGNEPFYEFSMKLWEGLEQDFNYNAMVSQRGIVNLFHSDGQRDAYARRGNAMRMHGVDAELLNREQVRRMMPYLNFDHARFPILGGLLQRRGGTARHDAVAWGYARGADSRGVDLIQQCEVLGIRRDEGGAVTGVETNRGFIGCNKLALAAAGHTSILGNMAGLELPIETHVLQAFVSEGLKPVIDNVITYGAGHFYISQSDKGGLVFGADIDYYSSYAQRGNLATVEHTMEEGVSLIPGLSRVRVLRTWGGVMDMSMDGSPIIDRTPIENLYLNCGWNYGGFKATPASGFCFAHLIAKNESHDVSRLLRLDRFERGFAIDEGGKGPQPNLH is encoded by the coding sequence ATGCGTTATTCGGCTTATCAGCTTCTAAAACAGGCGTTTTCAGGCAATCGCCAGTGGCAGCCGGTGTGGCGGACGCCGGAGCCGAAAGCACATTATGACGTGATCATCGTCGGCGGCGGCGGACATGGCCTGGCAACGGCCTATTATCTCGCCAAGGAATTCGGCATTACCAATGTTGCAGTGCTGGAAAAGAGCTATATCGGCTCCGGCAATGTCGGCCGCAACACGACGATCATCCGTTCCAATTATCTGCTGCCCGGCAACGAGCCTTTCTACGAGTTCTCGATGAAGCTCTGGGAAGGGCTGGAACAGGACTTCAACTACAATGCCATGGTGTCCCAGCGCGGCATCGTCAACCTCTTTCATTCCGATGGCCAGCGCGATGCCTATGCCCGGCGCGGCAACGCCATGCGCATGCACGGTGTCGATGCGGAGCTTCTAAACCGCGAACAGGTTCGGCGGATGATGCCTTACCTCAATTTCGACCATGCGCGCTTTCCGATCCTTGGCGGCCTCCTGCAGCGGCGTGGCGGCACGGCGCGGCACGATGCGGTCGCCTGGGGTTATGCGCGCGGAGCCGACAGCCGCGGCGTCGATCTGATCCAGCAATGCGAAGTGCTCGGCATCCGCCGCGACGAGGGCGGTGCTGTAACGGGGGTCGAAACCAACCGCGGCTTCATCGGCTGCAACAAGCTGGCGCTTGCGGCCGCAGGTCATACGTCGATTCTCGGCAATATGGCCGGTCTGGAGCTCCCAATCGAAACGCATGTGCTGCAGGCTTTTGTTTCCGAAGGGCTGAAGCCTGTTATCGACAATGTCATCACCTATGGCGCGGGACACTTCTATATATCCCAGTCGGACAAGGGCGGCTTGGTCTTCGGCGCCGATATCGATTACTACAGCTCCTATGCGCAACGCGGCAATCTTGCGACCGTCGAGCATACGATGGAGGAGGGGGTGTCACTCATTCCCGGCCTGTCGCGCGTCCGCGTGCTGCGCACCTGGGGCGGCGTCATGGATATGAGCATGGACGGTTCGCCGATCATCGATCGGACGCCCATCGAAAATCTTTATCTGAACTGCGGCTGGAATTATGGCGGCTTCAAAGCGACGCCGGCCTCGGGCTTCTGCTTCGCGCATCTGATCGCCAAGAACGAGAGCCACGATGTCAGCCGCCTTCTGCGCCTTGATCGTTTCGAGCGCGGCTTTGCGATCGACGAAGGCGGCAAGGGTCCGCAGCCGAACCTGCATTGA
- the cysQ gene encoding 3'(2'),5'-bisphosphate nucleotidase CysQ: MLATFEKAALEAGKAILEVYRAGYSVALKQDMSPVTLADERAEHIILRHLERDFPHIPAIAEEQVSAGKIPDVRGRAFFLVDPLDGTREFIEHRDEFTVNIAYIEDGIPVIGIVYAPALGVAFTGEPGRARKLMVDKYFAITSRVNIAVREPPAKLTALASRCNSNAKTEGFLADNAVSGCTSIGSSLKFCLLAEGKADVYPRFGRTMEWDTAAGDAVLRAAGGKTVTAEGGLLTYGKTDQSADADFANPHFICWGGQKHGVSA; this comes from the coding sequence ATGCTTGCAACATTCGAAAAGGCGGCGCTCGAAGCAGGAAAGGCCATCCTAGAGGTCTATCGTGCCGGCTATTCCGTTGCCTTGAAGCAGGACATGAGCCCCGTAACACTGGCCGACGAACGGGCCGAACACATCATTCTCAGACACCTCGAGCGCGATTTTCCCCATATCCCGGCCATTGCCGAAGAGCAGGTTTCAGCCGGCAAGATTCCGGATGTCCGCGGCCGCGCCTTCTTTCTCGTCGACCCGCTCGACGGCACCCGAGAGTTCATCGAGCATCGTGATGAATTCACCGTCAACATCGCCTATATCGAGGACGGCATCCCCGTCATCGGCATCGTCTACGCACCGGCGCTCGGCGTCGCCTTTACCGGCGAGCCCGGCAGGGCGCGCAAGCTGATGGTGGACAAGTATTTTGCCATTACCAGCCGCGTCAATATTGCGGTGCGTGAACCGCCAGCCAAGCTGACCGCGCTTGCCAGCCGCTGCAATAGCAATGCGAAAACCGAAGGTTTTCTCGCCGACAATGCGGTCTCCGGCTGCACGTCGATCGGTTCGTCGCTGAAATTCTGCCTGCTCGCCGAGGGCAAGGCCGATGTTTATCCGCGTTTCGGCCGTACCATGGAATGGGATACGGCAGCCGGCGATGCGGTATTGCGGGCGGCGGGCGGCAAGACCGTCACGGCCGAGGGTGGCCTTCTGACCTACGGCAAGACCGACCAGAGCGCGGACGCCGACTTCGCCAATCCGCACTTCATCTGCTGGGGCGGACAGAAGCACGGCGTCTCCGCGTAA
- the sciP gene encoding CtrA inhibitor SciP gives MTEMIRPRVKYVIGPDGSPLTIADLPPPNTRRWVIRRKAEVVAAVRGGLLSLEEACERYTLTVEEFLSWQSSINTHGLAGLRTTRIQQYRH, from the coding sequence ATGACCGAAATGATACGTCCCCGAGTGAAGTATGTCATCGGCCCCGATGGCAGCCCGCTGACGATAGCAGACCTTCCGCCGCCGAATACGCGCCGCTGGGTCATTCGTCGTAAAGCTGAGGTTGTCGCCGCCGTGCGTGGTGGTCTGCTCAGCTTGGAAGAAGCCTGCGAACGTTATACGTTGACCGTCGAAGAGTTCCTCTCCTGGCAGTCGTCCATCAATACCCATGGCCTGGCTGGCCTCCGGACGACCCGCATACAGCAGTATCGCCACTGA
- a CDS encoding GNAT family N-acetyltransferase, with the protein MDIRDENNASGGRYFATVEGYQAEMTFSRTSPKLIIVDHTGVPDALRGKGVGQALALHAVEEARRGGWKIIPLCPFFKAQAQRHDDWRDVVNL; encoded by the coding sequence ATGGATATCCGCGACGAAAACAATGCATCCGGCGGCCGTTATTTTGCAACGGTCGAGGGCTACCAGGCGGAGATGACCTTTTCCCGCACGTCTCCCAAGCTGATCATCGTCGATCACACCGGCGTACCGGATGCCCTGCGTGGCAAGGGAGTCGGCCAGGCGCTGGCGCTTCACGCCGTCGAAGAGGCGCGCCGCGGCGGCTGGAAAATCATCCCGCTCTGCCCCTTCTTCAAGGCGCAGGCACAACGCCATGATGACTGGCGCGACGTCGTCAATCTCTAA
- a CDS encoding flagellar export protein FliJ — protein MKSRESLVRLKEFQVNEKRRQLQQLQMMMAEFDRMTKELESQIVVEEKKSGISDPSHFAYPTFAKAARQRADNLQVSIRELQVQEEALENSLEEMQAEYAKAAALEERDGSSPARARA, from the coding sequence ATGAAGTCACGTGAGAGCCTTGTTCGCCTGAAAGAGTTTCAGGTGAACGAAAAACGCCGTCAGCTGCAGCAGTTGCAGATGATGATGGCGGAATTTGACCGCATGACGAAGGAACTGGAAAGCCAGATCGTCGTCGAGGAGAAGAAGTCCGGCATTTCCGATCCGAGCCATTTTGCCTACCCGACCTTTGCCAAGGCTGCCCGCCAACGTGCGGACAATCTGCAGGTTTCGATCCGGGAGCTGCAGGTTCAGGAAGAGGCGCTGGAAAATTCGCTTGAGGAAATGCAGGCCGAATATGCCAAGGCCGCAGCGCTCGAAGAGCGTGATGGTTCGAGTCCGGCGCGGGCACGCGCCTGA